In uncultured Fibrobacter sp., the following proteins share a genomic window:
- a CDS encoding class I SAM-dependent methyltransferase has product MKTCRICGKTSEAKSYFAKEMMYLNAGNFEYFECPHCKCLQIASVPDNLGEYYGPNYYSYNVPADTVTRGKIEHHKRILDVGCGAGMLLCDMAAHSGIESLTGCDPFIEHDLSYENGVQIFKKSIHEMTGEFDVIMLNDSFEHMTDPHETMDSLKRLLAKGGAVKMTLPMYPNIAFDKYKENWYQLDAPRHIFLHSRDSLKLLADQHGLKIVQMIYDSNNSAILRSYLYTKGITFWKQDPKEIFKYFTQSEIVDINKKVAEANKKGYGDHATVFFMHK; this is encoded by the coding sequence ATGAAAACTTGCCGAATTTGCGGAAAAACATCAGAAGCAAAATCCTACTTTGCCAAAGAAATGATGTACCTGAACGCAGGGAATTTCGAATACTTCGAATGTCCACACTGCAAATGTCTGCAAATCGCAAGCGTTCCCGACAACTTGGGGGAATACTACGGCCCTAACTACTACAGCTACAACGTCCCCGCAGACACAGTCACTCGCGGAAAGATCGAGCACCACAAGCGCATTCTTGATGTCGGTTGCGGAGCGGGCATGCTGCTCTGCGACATGGCAGCACATTCCGGCATCGAGAGTCTCACAGGTTGCGACCCCTTTATCGAACACGACCTGTCGTACGAAAACGGCGTCCAGATTTTCAAGAAATCCATCCACGAAATGACGGGCGAATTCGACGTCATCATGCTCAACGATTCCTTTGAACACATGACCGACCCCCACGAGACCATGGATTCCTTAAAGAGACTCCTGGCAAAAGGCGGCGCCGTAAAGATGACGCTTCCGATGTACCCCAACATCGCTTTCGACAAGTACAAAGAAAACTGGTACCAGCTCGACGCCCCCCGCCATATCTTTTTACATTCCAGGGACAGCCTGAAGTTGCTCGCAGACCAGCACGGACTCAAAATTGTCCAGATGATTTACGATTCCAACAATTCCGCCATTCTAAGAAGTTATCTGTACACCAAGGGAATCACCTTTTGGAAACAAGACCCCAAAGAGATTTTCAAGTACTTCACGCAATCGGAAATCGTAGACATCAACAAGAAAGTTGCCGAAGCCAATAAAAAAGGATACGGTGACCACGCCACCGTATTCTTCATGCACAAATAG
- a CDS encoding TIGR02147 family protein — MKPIVEYQDYHAFMSDYYEERKRTSAFSWREFAKIAGFTSPTYLKLVCEGKSNLSKVTMGRVARAMGLVGHEETYFEAMVQFGNARKDDQKKKYLEQMQSMALSHKVRVVDKDAFEYYETWKNPVVRELAPMMPGAMPGEIAKMCTQEVSALEVRKSLQFLERTGFLKQTTENVYEQTEKSVEGSKEGLPLAIRAMHREMGNLAIDSLDRFTANERNVTGVTMGVNREAYEKIVEELDACRKKIVAIASECKDISQVYRLNLQLFPLSRDLKEVKEA; from the coding sequence ATGAAACCGATTGTAGAATATCAAGATTATCACGCCTTCATGAGTGATTACTATGAAGAACGCAAAAGGACTTCTGCGTTTTCGTGGCGTGAATTTGCAAAGATTGCCGGTTTCACTTCGCCTACTTACCTTAAATTGGTTTGCGAAGGAAAAAGCAATCTGAGTAAAGTGACCATGGGTCGCGTGGCGCGGGCGATGGGGCTTGTGGGGCATGAGGAAACCTACTTTGAGGCGATGGTCCAATTCGGAAACGCTAGAAAAGACGACCAAAAGAAAAAGTACCTGGAACAAATGCAGTCGATGGCGCTTTCGCACAAAGTACGTGTTGTCGACAAGGATGCGTTCGAATATTATGAGACTTGGAAAAATCCGGTGGTGCGTGAACTTGCTCCCATGATGCCGGGGGCCATGCCGGGTGAAATTGCCAAGATGTGTACTCAAGAAGTCTCGGCTCTAGAAGTTCGCAAGTCGCTGCAGTTTTTGGAGCGGACCGGATTCTTGAAGCAGACGACAGAAAACGTTTACGAACAAACTGAAAAATCAGTGGAAGGCTCCAAAGAAGGATTGCCGCTTGCGATTCGTGCGATGCACCGTGAAATGGGCAACCTGGCCATTGATTCTCTGGACCGTTTTACGGCGAACGAACGCAACGTCACTGGCGTTACCATGGGCGTTAATCGCGAAGCCTACGAAAAAATTGTCGAAGAACTCGATGCCTGCCGCAAAAAAATTGTGGCAATCGCTTCGGAATGTAAAGACATTTCGCAGGTTTATAGACTGAATTTACAACTGTTCCCCCTTAGCAGGGACCTCAAGGAAGTCAAGGAGGCATGA